From one Trifolium pratense cultivar HEN17-A07 linkage group LG1, ARS_RC_1.1, whole genome shotgun sequence genomic stretch:
- the LOC123907970 gene encoding uncharacterized protein LOC123907970, translating into MASSSCCGSFLSNVDRFVLSVTPDVPSHNLDLQSCSHELNSQWLPLGKDPVECFALKDLWGCYERWSAMGAGTPILLGNGDALTQYYVPYLSSIQIYTNKSVAASRNRKEDIDAAEFEFDSWSEDDSGSSDNLSRSVSNNSSKAWDANSLDSSSDQMGSWPTRDMLGYLYLQYTETSPPSSRVPFAEKITELAKSHPALITLKCVDVSPASWMAVAWYPIYCIPNHQPSEKELSACFLTYHTLSSSFQDCKNKYDDIDIGKDISCYEEWEGVGKKSKANKSGVMSLSPFGMASYKMQKPFWSSSSESGNERMLDMYSAADSWLKQLNVHHHDFNYFTLRTPL; encoded by the exons ATGGCTTCATCTTCATGTTGCGGAAGTTTTCTCTCAAATGTGGATCGTTTTGTTCTTAGTGTTACTCCAGATGTTCCTTCTCACAATCTTGATCTTCAg AGTTGTTCTCATGAGCTAAATAGCCAATGGCTACCTCTTGGTAAGGACCCTGTTGAATGCTTTGCATTGAAAGATCTTTGGGGTTGCTATGAAAGATGGAGTGCAATGGGTGCTGGTACACCTATACTGTTGGGAAATGGTGATGCTTTGACGCAGTATTATGTTCCGTATCTATCTTCCATCCAAATCTACACCAATAAGTCTGTTGCAGCTTCCAG GAATAGGAAAGAGGATATTGATGCagctgaatttgaatttgattcatgGAGTGAAGATGATAGTGGATCAAGTGATAACCTATCTAGATCGGTAAGTAACAATTCTAGTAAGGCATGGGATGCTAATTCCTTGGATTCAAGCTCCGACCAAATGGGTTCGTGGCCAACCAGGGATATGCTTGGATATCTTTACTTACAGTACACCGAGACTTCACCACCTTCGTCGAGGGTTCCATTCGCTGAGAAG ATAACCGAGCTAGCTAAAAGTCATCCAGCATTGATCACATTGAAATGTGTGGATGTTTCTCCGGCAAGTTGGATGGCTGTTGCATG GTACCCTATTTATTGCATACCAAATCATCAGCCAAGTGAAAAGGAGCTCTCGGCATGCTTTCTCACTTACCATACACTGTCATCATCTTTCCAAG ATTGTAAAAACAAGTATGATGATATTGACATAGGGAAAGACATAAGTTGTTATGAGGAATGGGAAGGCGTGGGAAAGAAAAGCAAGGCAAACAAGAGTGGTGTTATGTCTCTGTCGCCTTTTGGGATGGCTAGTTACAAAATGCAGAAACCTTTTTGGTCAAGCTCTTCAGAATCTGGTAATGAAAGGATGTTAGACATGTACAGTGCCGCAGACTCGTGGTTGAAGCAACTCAACGTTCACCACCATGACTTCAACTATTTCACCCTCCGAACTCCTTTGTAA
- the LOC123907954 gene encoding uncharacterized protein LOC123907954 isoform X1, whose product MPSFFGLILLGFSFGAVAVLAVQAVVLLWIIKRLRHSNKPSSSQIQLDSSSNQLDHQQSLHFAFHKQGVVWVLESRKISKEPRRKDELLVVSPIKMYGKIKDQSLILREPDGLQLNSTIELKGCTVQAVSASILSSKKWAKKFPIKVESKTSVIYNGSKTLYLYLETSWEKEAWCKALYMASCDEKEKTKWFNQVHEDFQSYLTSLNSVHHCFMKPSVGLSVGAIEAVERVIKPDDPSSKVRQFLKKIAKKTSRVGLENKSTWTLSSVQEGKKNTENLSASQDAVLASAFSETASKLSHSGSQNLHSVSSNGDVEKKFGTDEGTLCWNLLISRLFFDVKGSLQLKRSMQERIQRTLSSMRTPSYIGEVICTDVNTGNVPPCIVGMRVLPMEMSEVWALEVDIEYSGGALLEIETRLEVRELELHAGTEDSNSEPSNVAVPSDLLEGFEYLGKQLKLEERENDCQEKKEDGDWKNADASKSTKSSMPSSNDGPRWKSIINSVAKQVSQVPLSFAIRVGFLKGTLRLHIKPPPSDQLWYGFTSMPDIDFNLESSVGERKITSGYFTSLVVNRLKKAMLENLVLPNCENICIPWMLAEKDDWVPANVAPFIWVNQEFGNETSTSINTNNQSSGGAKARSKASSTSTSSNGPTNKQQKPKRVEFSQEPTSKSSDSLALPTSSSDSLALQSSSNLEELTTPLLENEKPQETRGLKEPSLQDDNQLETSENKMENNSEFLSQHGSMVVMEKQNHTFDPEDELPKKMGRKERMLDLRKKMGEKLEEKRRHLEEKSRNIVEKMRGP is encoded by the exons atgcCTTCGTTTTTCGGTTTAATTCTTCTCGGATTCAGTTTCGGTGCGGTTGCTGTTCTTGCTGTTCAAGCTGTTGTACTGTTATGGATCATCAAACGGTTACGCCACAGTAACAAACCCTCTTCTTCTCAAATTCAACTCGATTCTTCTTCAAACCAACTTGATCATCAACAATCTCTGCATTTCGCGTTTCACAAACAG GGAGTGGTTTGGGTTCTAGAATCACGAAAAATTTCAAAGGAGCCAAGAAGAAAAGATGAGCTCTTGGTGGTTTCCCCTATTAAAATGTATGGAAAAATCAAGGATCAATCACTTATTCTAAGAGAACCTGATGGTCTGCAGTTGAATTCAACAATTGAACTCAAGGGCTGTACAGTTCAAGCTGTGTCAGCATCAATCCTTTCTTCGAAAAAATG GGCAAAAAAGTTCCCGATCAAAGTTGAAAGCAAGACCTCAGTAATATACAATGGAAGCAAAACTCTATATTTGTATCTTGAAACTTCGTGGGAGAAAGAAGCATGGTGTAAGGCTCTCTATATGGCTTCATgcgatgaaaaagaaaaaaccaaatgGTTCAACCAGGTGCATGAAGATTTTCAGAGTTACTTGACATCCTTAAATTCTGTTCATCATTGTTTTATGAAACCATCAGTAGGATTAAGTGTTGGGGCAATTGAGGCAGTAGAAAGGGTTATCAAGCCTGATGATCCATCCTCAAAAGTTCGTcagtttttgaaaaagattgCTAAAAAAACTTCCCGTGTTggtttagaaaataaatctaCTTGGACTTTATCGTCAGTCCAGGAAGGAAAAAAGAACACTGAGAACCTTTCTGCTAGTCAAGATGCAGTTTTGGCCTCTGCCTTTTCGGAAACTGCTTCAAAGTTATCGCATTCGGGAAGCCAGAATCTTCACTCTGTCAGTTCCAATGGGGATGTTGAAAAGAAGTTTGGTACTGACGAGGGAACATTATGTTGGAATTTATTGATTTCCCGACTCTTTTTTGATGTCAAAGGCAGTTTGCAGTTGAAGAGATCAATGCAAGAAAGGATTCAG AGAACACTGTCCAGTATGAGGACTCCAAGTTATATTGGTGAGGTCATTTGTACTGACGTCAACACTGGGAATGTCCCACCTTGTATTGTTGGAATGAGGGTTCTTCCCATGGAAATGAGTGAGGTTTGGGCCTTAGAAGTTGATATTGAATATTCGGGAGGAGCATTGTTAGAGATTGAAACGAGGCTTGAAGTTCGTGAACTTGAGCTCCATGCGGGGACAGAGGACTCAAATTCGGAGCCTAGCAACGTTGCTGTCCCGTCAGATCTTCTTGAAGGTTTTGAATATTTAGGAAAGCAATTGAAACTCGAAGAAAGAGAGAATGATTGTCAAGAGAAAAAGGAAGATGGTGATTGGAAAAATG CAGATGCATCAAAGAGCACTAAGAGCAGCATGCCTTCCTCAAATGATGGGCCACGATGGAAATCAATTATAAATTCTGTTGCCAAACAAGTTTCACAG GTTCCTCTCTCTTTTGCAATAAGAGTAGGTTTCCTAAAAGGGACATTGCGTTTGCATATAAAACCGCCTCCCTCTGATCAACTGTGGTATGGTTTCACATCAATGCCAGACATAGATTTCAACTTGGAGTCTTCTGTTGGAGAACGTAAGATAACTAGTGGGTACTTCACTTCATTAGTAGTTAATAGGCTAAAG AAAGCAATGTTGGAAAATTTAGTACTCCCAAATTGTGAAAACATATGCATCCCATGGATGTTAGCAGAAAAGGATGATTGGGTTCCTGCAAATGTTGCGCCATTCATATGGGTTAACCAAGAATTTGGGAATGAGACTTCCACTTCAATTAATACCAATAATCAATCTTCCGGTGGAGCGAAAGCTAGGTCGAAAGCTAGTAGTACAAGCACGTCAAGTAATGGTCCAACgaacaaacaacaaaaaccGAAGAGAGTTGAATTTAGTCAAGAGCCAACTAGTAAATCATCAGATTCTTTAGCACTACCAACTAGTTCCTCTGATTCACTAGCACTACAGAGCAGCAGCAACTTGGAAGAACTGACAACGCCTTTATTAGAGAATGAGAAACCACAAGAAACTAGGGGTTTGAAAGAACCTTCATTACAGGATGACAATCAACTTGAAACTAGTGAAAACAAGATGGAAAATAATTCCGAGTTCCTCTCACAACATGGAAGTATGGTGGTGATGGAGAAACAAAATCATACCTTTGATCCTGAAGATGAACTTCCAAAGAAAATGGGGAGAAAGGAAAGGATGCTTGATTTGCGGAAGAAGATGGGGGAGAAATTGGAAGAGAAAAGGCGGCATCTTGAAGAAAAGAGCAGGAACATTGTTGAGAAGATGCGAGGACCGTGA
- the LOC123907994 gene encoding putative F-box/FBD/LRR-repeat protein At5g22670, whose protein sequence is MNKSGLNDLPNEILLHIMSFLMIQDVVKTSVLSKRWKNLWKHLPHLKLNTSEFSKPLYFSECVSGIVSSRSMGNYPLCTLDFNRHGSFQHKIFTELIKHAMSNGLQHLNIVVPSNIGLPYSLFTCHSLTSIYISVSMYDIKRRTRLPKHLDLPALKNLHLDSVGIQADHNGHAEPFSTCTELTNLYIDECVLVYPSSLPRKVEGKLNVTNATLSNLTIKDALTHKRMAPVPNYKYVISTPKLISFTLNGSPFLASSLPERLKVELQSSSMT, encoded by the coding sequence ATGAACAAGAGCGGGCTCAATGACTTGCCCAACGAAATTCTGCTTCATATAATGTCATTTCTTATGATACAAGATGTTGTTAAGACCAGTGTCTTGTCAAAACGGTGGAAGAATCTCTGGAAACACCTCCCTCATCTTAAATTAAATACCTCTGAATTCAGCAAGCCCTTGTATTTCTCTGAATGTGTGTCTGGGATTGTGTCATCTCGTAGTATGGGCAATTATCCTTTATGTACGCTTGACTTCAATCGTCATGGTTCTTTTCAACATAAGATCTTCACTGAACTCATAAAACATGCTATGTCTAATGGTCTTCAGCATTTGAACATAGTTGTCCCATCCAATATTGGGTTGCCCTATTCTCTCTTTACTTGTCATTCTTTGACCTCTATTTATATTTCCGTTTCAATGTATGATATCAAAAGAAGAACCAGACTCCCTAAGCATCTCGATCTTCCAGCTTTAAAAAATTTGCATCTTGACTCTGTTGGGATTCAAGCTGATCACAATGGTCATGCTGAACCCTTCTCAACCTGTACTGAGTTAACCAATCTTTACATCGATGAGTGTGTCTTAGTTTATCCCAGCTCTCTCCCCCGCAAGGTGGAAGGAAAGCTTAATGTAACCAATGCTACACTTTCCAATTTGACAATCAAGGATGCTTTGACTCACAAAAGAATGGCACCTGTACCAAATTACAAATATGTGATATCCACGCCGAAACTGATATCTTTTACTTTAAATGGTTCTCCTTTCTTGGCATCGTCCTTACCAGAGAGGCTGAAGGTTGAGCTTCAGTCTTCCTCAATGACGTAA
- the LOC123907954 gene encoding uncharacterized protein LOC123907954 isoform X2 has product MPSFFGLILLGFSFGAVAVLAVQAVVLLWIIKRLRHSNKPSSSQIQLDSSSNQLDHQQSLHFAFHKQGVVWVLESRKISKEPRRKDELLVVSPIKMYGKIKDQSLILREPDGLQLNSTIELKGCTVQAVSASILSSKKWAKKFPIKVESKTSVIYNGSKTLYLYLETSWEKEAWCKALYMASCDEKEKTKWFNQVHEDFQSYLTSLNSVHHCFMKPSVGLSVGAIEAVERVIKPDDPSSKVRQFLKKIAKKTSRVGLENKSTWTLSSVQEGKKNTENLSASQDAVLASAFSETASKLSHSGSQNLHSVSSNGDVEKKFGTDEGTLCWNLLISRLFFDVKGSLQLKRSMQERIQRTLSSMRTPSYIGEVICTDVNTGNVPPCIVGMRVLPMEMSEVWALEVDIEYSGGALLEIETRLEVRELELHAGTEDSNSEPSNVAVPSDLLEGFEYLGKQLKLEERENDCQEKKEDGDWKNDASKSTKSSMPSSNDGPRWKSIINSVAKQVSQVPLSFAIRVGFLKGTLRLHIKPPPSDQLWYGFTSMPDIDFNLESSVGERKITSGYFTSLVVNRLKKAMLENLVLPNCENICIPWMLAEKDDWVPANVAPFIWVNQEFGNETSTSINTNNQSSGGAKARSKASSTSTSSNGPTNKQQKPKRVEFSQEPTSKSSDSLALPTSSSDSLALQSSSNLEELTTPLLENEKPQETRGLKEPSLQDDNQLETSENKMENNSEFLSQHGSMVVMEKQNHTFDPEDELPKKMGRKERMLDLRKKMGEKLEEKRRHLEEKSRNIVEKMRGP; this is encoded by the exons atgcCTTCGTTTTTCGGTTTAATTCTTCTCGGATTCAGTTTCGGTGCGGTTGCTGTTCTTGCTGTTCAAGCTGTTGTACTGTTATGGATCATCAAACGGTTACGCCACAGTAACAAACCCTCTTCTTCTCAAATTCAACTCGATTCTTCTTCAAACCAACTTGATCATCAACAATCTCTGCATTTCGCGTTTCACAAACAG GGAGTGGTTTGGGTTCTAGAATCACGAAAAATTTCAAAGGAGCCAAGAAGAAAAGATGAGCTCTTGGTGGTTTCCCCTATTAAAATGTATGGAAAAATCAAGGATCAATCACTTATTCTAAGAGAACCTGATGGTCTGCAGTTGAATTCAACAATTGAACTCAAGGGCTGTACAGTTCAAGCTGTGTCAGCATCAATCCTTTCTTCGAAAAAATG GGCAAAAAAGTTCCCGATCAAAGTTGAAAGCAAGACCTCAGTAATATACAATGGAAGCAAAACTCTATATTTGTATCTTGAAACTTCGTGGGAGAAAGAAGCATGGTGTAAGGCTCTCTATATGGCTTCATgcgatgaaaaagaaaaaaccaaatgGTTCAACCAGGTGCATGAAGATTTTCAGAGTTACTTGACATCCTTAAATTCTGTTCATCATTGTTTTATGAAACCATCAGTAGGATTAAGTGTTGGGGCAATTGAGGCAGTAGAAAGGGTTATCAAGCCTGATGATCCATCCTCAAAAGTTCGTcagtttttgaaaaagattgCTAAAAAAACTTCCCGTGTTggtttagaaaataaatctaCTTGGACTTTATCGTCAGTCCAGGAAGGAAAAAAGAACACTGAGAACCTTTCTGCTAGTCAAGATGCAGTTTTGGCCTCTGCCTTTTCGGAAACTGCTTCAAAGTTATCGCATTCGGGAAGCCAGAATCTTCACTCTGTCAGTTCCAATGGGGATGTTGAAAAGAAGTTTGGTACTGACGAGGGAACATTATGTTGGAATTTATTGATTTCCCGACTCTTTTTTGATGTCAAAGGCAGTTTGCAGTTGAAGAGATCAATGCAAGAAAGGATTCAG AGAACACTGTCCAGTATGAGGACTCCAAGTTATATTGGTGAGGTCATTTGTACTGACGTCAACACTGGGAATGTCCCACCTTGTATTGTTGGAATGAGGGTTCTTCCCATGGAAATGAGTGAGGTTTGGGCCTTAGAAGTTGATATTGAATATTCGGGAGGAGCATTGTTAGAGATTGAAACGAGGCTTGAAGTTCGTGAACTTGAGCTCCATGCGGGGACAGAGGACTCAAATTCGGAGCCTAGCAACGTTGCTGTCCCGTCAGATCTTCTTGAAGGTTTTGAATATTTAGGAAAGCAATTGAAACTCGAAGAAAGAGAGAATGATTGTCAAGAGAAAAAGGAAGATGGTGATTGGAAAAATG ATGCATCAAAGAGCACTAAGAGCAGCATGCCTTCCTCAAATGATGGGCCACGATGGAAATCAATTATAAATTCTGTTGCCAAACAAGTTTCACAG GTTCCTCTCTCTTTTGCAATAAGAGTAGGTTTCCTAAAAGGGACATTGCGTTTGCATATAAAACCGCCTCCCTCTGATCAACTGTGGTATGGTTTCACATCAATGCCAGACATAGATTTCAACTTGGAGTCTTCTGTTGGAGAACGTAAGATAACTAGTGGGTACTTCACTTCATTAGTAGTTAATAGGCTAAAG AAAGCAATGTTGGAAAATTTAGTACTCCCAAATTGTGAAAACATATGCATCCCATGGATGTTAGCAGAAAAGGATGATTGGGTTCCTGCAAATGTTGCGCCATTCATATGGGTTAACCAAGAATTTGGGAATGAGACTTCCACTTCAATTAATACCAATAATCAATCTTCCGGTGGAGCGAAAGCTAGGTCGAAAGCTAGTAGTACAAGCACGTCAAGTAATGGTCCAACgaacaaacaacaaaaaccGAAGAGAGTTGAATTTAGTCAAGAGCCAACTAGTAAATCATCAGATTCTTTAGCACTACCAACTAGTTCCTCTGATTCACTAGCACTACAGAGCAGCAGCAACTTGGAAGAACTGACAACGCCTTTATTAGAGAATGAGAAACCACAAGAAACTAGGGGTTTGAAAGAACCTTCATTACAGGATGACAATCAACTTGAAACTAGTGAAAACAAGATGGAAAATAATTCCGAGTTCCTCTCACAACATGGAAGTATGGTGGTGATGGAGAAACAAAATCATACCTTTGATCCTGAAGATGAACTTCCAAAGAAAATGGGGAGAAAGGAAAGGATGCTTGATTTGCGGAAGAAGATGGGGGAGAAATTGGAAGAGAAAAGGCGGCATCTTGAAGAAAAGAGCAGGAACATTGTTGAGAAGATGCGAGGACCGTGA
- the LOC123907985 gene encoding probable mitochondrial import inner membrane translocase subunit TIM21 gives MFRRIFSYRALASCTRNALSSSETRSLPHSLSRSIAPILPPPSFLGVGIAENHRSISFARLMSSRASSEKEKGTEKTKKEIQNVEDPFDSSPTYNIPEKPVTFVEGASYSLVILAGLGFAAFAGYAVFKELIFQPKEYKIYNKALKRIQDDGQVRVRIGSPITGYGQESRNRAARQRIANRVWTDEAGVEHVEVNFFIRANHGHGKVYAEMFKGDDGEWKFTYLIVEIKAPSPAQLILESYIPAYNANK, from the exons ATGTTCCGCAGAATCTTCTCTTATCGTGCACTCGCATCGTGCACCCGCAATGCACTTTCCTCATCCGAAACTCGTTCTCTTCCGCATTCTCTCTCTCGTTCTATTGCCCCAATTCTACCTCCACCTTCATTCCTAG gaGTTGGAATTGCAGAAAACCATAGATCAATTTCTTTTGCGAGGTTAATGTCTTCAAGAGCATCATCTGAAAAAGAGAAAGGCACAGAAAAG ACAAAAAAGGAGATACAAAATGTTGAGGATCCATTTGATTCTTCTCCAACATATAATATTCCTGAGAAGCCGGTAACATTTGTGGAGGGGGCGTCCTACAGTCTGGTCATTCTTGCTGGGCTTGGATTTGCAGCTTTTGCTGGATATGCTGTTTTCAAGGAGCTTATCTTTCAACCTAAAGA GTACAAGATCTATAACAAGGCTCTCAAAAGAATTCAAGATGATGGTCAG GTCAGAGTGAGGATTGGATCCCCAATAACAGGTTATGGCCAAGAGAGTAGAAACCGCGCTGCTCGTCAAAGGATTGCCAACAGGGTTTGGACTGATGAGGCAGGTGTTGAGCATGTGGAG GTTAATTTCTTTATCCGGGCCAACCATGGACATGGGAAAGTATACGCTGAGATGTTCAAAGGAGATGACGGTGAGTGGAAATTCACATACTTGATTGTTGAGATTAAAGCACCCTCTCCAGCACAATTAATTCTGGAGTCATATATCCCAGCTTACAACGCAAACAAGTAG